A genomic window from Anoplolepis gracilipes chromosome 6, ASM4749672v1, whole genome shotgun sequence includes:
- the LOC140667292 gene encoding uncharacterized protein, with protein sequence MEFTNSNHISRLKQGIRRTLFIFLLLSNGNVAQNLFRSGKEYIYSYNATSSTGVLVPSNAASSWNLNGKLVIQAEDDYVIVQLQSLRAKIWNGNATEPNENIDIYDNAVELLKPFRVSYSKGLIENFSIETEPVWATNIKRSIAGILQLDLSNLEKEVAFHSSEINHYGKCNIDYVVSLEGDAQRLVRKSLDPRMCTGHPYRNWSNVPKVQCTDEDQNPILKSSERVYKLKTDRYVHDILSVNASGSIYVQPFQSMGEAHYHFVQQTIELSSVKDITNKIVTNNLRTIILQHELPEADLTQGRGTPDKNFIFKSISRLLDRLSQRLENPGLDTEIHNLHNTTISVLLYYLDMLDRVDLGKAYNRISGTSYKEETIRNMFLETLPQVGSKESALFILELIQSNKVSDISAIQLLMRLPLHLRKPDAQLLVNLQPLLTLPSEISTEVQNTAILAYGTLIYKTCLIHCPYEMLDDYVRLYLDKFTESTRYEQKMVWLEGLANIQLGRVVEFLEPIASVNNTELRHFRALAAWASIPTAALRPDVIYPVYWPILVNRTEHLEMRIAALTLLVVSSPTSNRLMSLYWYMQSEPSQHLYNYFYTMLKSMERTTYPCYKRIGRIAAQFSRILRKPSNSEYLITGNYLVDYQDSLKRFGAMLHGIIIANPSTNIPEVIYVTLNNYGSGTHINHLSLYIKAEGVFHSLATSFDNPTHIKDILKQFKLDERKKDSVHLEVIARIQEKTVLCVHWNETKIAEGLKYLSSLWNNLYYMYYNMEFHVNQQRINVPLTIESIQATDLGTNVRLAMTATSLFSMRGNFTRDFPIRNNHVILRTSVHGIEMIENYNPLIDLWHSAERVHSLHGYLPINITVGLEEQPFISYNTLGEHLKTGITAHVKTLTSIRGASVKSKLKQACHSCPASYTVVKSPSSNLQTVNILDIEFPELGGRLNAKVFDCENTMLYETLINDIWSSHQSNYQTWPSMKFVLIGLHLLDYLTYMPPRGSCGLAAYIEAVKSSPSQTKLEYLRSENRHILSLTHHDLKSSKIVDQWFLAALYENTGWLSDVIKIKASKVVPGARIFKFCVEIERHVPWQWEFLSNEPSDLSRIKLNVVWGLADSMKGKCSGSSISINLIGEISSEQLEESKEAIWPYDECKKESVGKKFIPYTNSCYEASKELSTLRKYTISAQYENLPESLSKLVWKLYAFHDLIGGNSSNARNSDEVLITAIFPKESNVGELQLNGNKVAIQYNSRYIDPFLIRTRIHKYMEIPLFRMFSSTCIVTSDSIKSAYNTVSTFVKNSEVILLGQCYDENPRLAITAANGEYGININLTDESGITRIVADMDNGTLYNTTSSIKLQSNYVFHTLGTKMIKTGGKAIDILLPNILLYIHWTQEQVLLFFPNHVLDFSCGICTLDHSNVDKLYEKLI encoded by the exons ATGGAATTCACAA ATTCTAATCATATATCCAGATTAAAGCAAGGAATAAGAAGAACACTATTCATATTCTTACTTTTAAGCAATGGAAATGTcgcgcaaaatttatttaggtccggtaaagaatatatatattcttacaatgCTACGTCAAGTACTGGTGTGCTAGTACCCTCCAACGCAGCTTCCTCATGGAATCTCAATGGCAAGCTTGTGATTCAGGCGGAAGATGATTATGTCATAGTAcag ctGCAATCGTTGAGGGCAAAAATATGGAACGGAAATGCAACGGAGCCGaacgaaaatattgatatttacgaTAACGCTGTAGAACTTTTGAAGCCTTTCCGAGTGTCGTATAGCAAAGGACTCATCGAGAATTTTAGCATCGAAACAGAACCGGTCTGGGCAACGAATATAAAACGTAGCATAGCTGGAATTTTACAGCTGGATCTTTCTAATTTGGAGAAAGAAGTCGCGTTTCATTCTAGCGAG ataAATCATTACGGAAAGTGTAACATCGATTATGTCGTAAGCCTGGAGGGGGATGCTCAGCGTTTGGTCAGGAAATCGCTAGATCCTAGAATGTGTACTGGACATCCATATCGTAATTGGTCCAATGTTCCTAAAGTACAGTGTACCGATGAAGATCAA AATCCTATCTTGAAAAGTAGCGAAAGAGTGTATAAACTGAAAACTGATAGATACGTTCATGATATTCTTTCCGTTAACGCATCCGGAAGTATCTACGTGCAACCCTTTCAAAGTATGGGAGAGGCGCATTATCATTTTGTTCA ACAAACTATTGAATTATCTTCGGTGAAAGATATAACGAATAAGATAGTTACGAATAATTTACGAACTATTATTCTTCAACACGAGCTACCTGAAGCAGATCTAACACAGGGCAGAGGTACTCcggacaaaaattttatttttaaatct ATAAGTCGATTATTGGACCGTTTGAGCCAAAGACTCGAAAATCCCGGTTTAGATACTGAGATCCATAATCTACACAACACAACGATATCCGTCCTTCTCTATTATCTTGATATGTTAGATCGCGTTGATCTGGGAAAAGCCTATAATCGCATCTCGGGAACTAGTTATAAAGAAGAAACGATACG GAATATGTTTCTTGAGACATTACCACAAGTTGGGAGTAAAGAATCTGCTCTCTTCATACTGGAACTTATTCAGAGCAACAAAGTGTCCGATATATCCGCAATTCAACTTCTCATGCGGCTACCGCTTCACTTGAGAAAACCAGACGCTCAGTTGCTAGTCAACCTGCAACCGCTTCTTACACTGCCGAGTGAGATTTCCACGGAAGTGCAAAACACTGCAATCCTCGCATATGGAACGTTGATATATAAAACCTGTTTGATACATTGCCCATATGAGATGTTGGACGATTACGTGCGTCTCTATCTCGACAAATTCactg AAAGTACTCGATATGAACAGAAGATGGTCTGGTTGGAAGGCTTAGCAAACATACAGCTTGGTAGAGTCGTTGAGTTTCTAGAACCAATAGCTAGCGTCAACAATACCGAATTGCGGCATTTTCGGGCACTCGCAGCTTGGGCCTCTATTCCTACAGCAGCGTTGAGACCCGACGTG ATTTATCCTGTGTACTGGCCGATTTTGGTCAACAGAACTGAGCACTTAGAGATGAGAATTGCTGCGTTAACTTTGCTCGTCGTGTCTAGCCCTACATCTAATAGATTAATGTCCCTGTACTGGTACATGCAAAGCGAGCCCAGCCAACACTTGTAcaattacttttatacaatGTTAAAATCTATGGAACGTACCACTTATCCTTGTTACAAGCGCat AGGCAGAATCGCAGCGCAATTCAGCCGCATACTTCGAAAACCATCGAATAGCGAATATCTCATTACTGGTAACTATCTGGTTGATTATCAAGATTCTTTGAAAAGGTTTGGCGCCATGTTGCATGGCATTATCATAGCCAATCCTTCTACGAATATCCCTGAAGTAATTTATGTAACTCTAAATAATTATGGTAGTGGAACGCATATTAATCACCTATCT TTATACATCAAAGCGGAGGGTGTTTTCCACTCATTAGCAACCTCCTTCGACAATCCAACACACATAAAAGATATTCTCAAACAGTTCAAATTGGATGAACGAAAGAAAGACTCTGTGCATTTAGAAGTAATTGCACGTATTCAAGAAAAAACAGTGTTGTGTGTTCACTGGAATGAGACAAAAATAGCTGAGGGGCtgaaat atTTGTCTTCTTTATGgaataatctatattatatgtattataatatggAGTTCCATGTTAATCAACAACGTATAAATGTACCATTGACAATAGAATCGATTCAAGCGACCGATCTCGGTACTAACGTTAGACTCGCGATGACAGCAACGTCTTTGTTTTCAATGCGAGGAAACTTTACACGCGATTTTCCTATACGAAATAATCACGTCATTTTACG cacaTCTGTTCATGGGATTGAAATGATAGAAAATTACAATCCATTGATCGACTTATGGCATAGTGCTGAAAGGGTTCATTCCCTACATGGATATCTTCCTATTAATATTACAGTTGGATTAGAAGAACAGCcatttatttcatacaatACTCTGGGAg AACATCTCAAAACAGGAATTACAGCACATGTTAAAACGCTTACAAGCATTAGAGGTGCGAGTGTAAAATCGAAATTGAAGCAAGCTTGTCATTCGTGTCCTGCGTCTTATACAGTTGTAAAATCGCCTAGCTCTAATCtgcaa ACAGTGAATATTCTTGATATTGAATTTCCTGAATTAGGTGGTCGGCTAAACGCGAAAGTATTTGATTGCGAAAATACTATGCTGTACGAAACATTGATTAACGACATTTGGTCCTCTCACCAAAGTAATTATCA aACTTGGCCAAGCatgaaatttgttttaattggaTTACATCTCTTGGATTACCTCACTTATATGCCACCAAGAGGCAGCTGTGGATTAGCTGCTTATATCGAGGCAGTTAAATCATCACCATCACAg acGAAATTAGAATACTTGCGTAGTGAAAATCGGCATATTTTATCCTTGACACATCATGATTTAAAATCTTCGAAAATTGTTGATCAATGGTTTTTGGCTGCTTTATACGAAAACACTGGCTGGCTGTCGGATGTGATTAAAATCAAAGCATCCAAGGTTGTACCTGGTGCACGCATATTTAAG TTTTGTGTAGAAATCGAGAGACACGTGCCGTGGCAATGGGAGTTTTTGAGCAATGAACCGAGCGACTTGTCtcgtattaaattaaatgttgtcTGGGGATTGGCCGATTCCATGAAAGGAAAATGTAGCGGATCTTCTATATCGATAAACTTAATTGGCGAAATTAGTAGCGAGCAGCTCGAGGAGAGCAAAGAAGCGATTTGGCCATATGatgaatgtaaaaaagaatctGTTGGAAAAAAGTTTATTCCTTACACGAATTCTTGTTACGAAGCGTCGAAAGAATTGTCGACCTTACGTAAATATACGATCTCAGCGCAGTATGAAAAC TTACCGGAGAGTTTGTCCAAATTAGTTTGGAAACTGTACGCTTTCCACGATTTGATCGGTGGAAACAGTAGTAATGCGAGAAATTCTGATGAGGTTCTAATAACTGCAATATTCCCGAAAGAATCAAATGTTGGCGAACTGCAACTCAACGGAAATAAAGTTGCCATCCAATACAATTCGCGCTACATTGATCCGTTTCTGATACGAACaagaattcataaatatatggaaataccTTTATTCAGAATGTTTTCTa GCACATGTATTGTAACGTCAGATTCCATAAAATCCGCTTACAACACAGTTTCTACCTTCGTAAAAAATAGCGAAGTAATATTACTCGGGCAATGCTATGACGAAAATCCCAGACTCGCGATAACCGCAGCCAATGGTGAATATggaataaacattaatttgacCGACGAGTCGGGAATTACGCGGATTGTAGCCGACATGGATAATggaactttatataatactacatcatcaataaaattgcaatctaattatgtatttcaTACACTAGGAACTAAAAT GATCAAAACGGGCGGCAAGGCAATTGATATTCTACTAcctaatattcttttatatatacattggaCACAAGAGcaagttttactttttttcccCAATCATGTATTAGACTTCAGCTGTGGAATATGCACGCTCGATCATTCTAATGTCGACaaattatatgagaaattgATTTAG
- the Mh gene encoding DNA-dependent metalloprotease SPRTN, whose protein sequence is MASQDFHMAYDVHEQLNCLGVTENAIGIEKENTFYIQTLVDKALELIDPTPNIHTLFVQFNARFFWNVLTPVQIKWSNRMTSCAGVCTFHSRNKECIISLSAPLLKLRPRKDLVETLLHEMIHAYLFLTNNDRDRDGHGPNFCKHMYRINKEAGTNITIYHNFHDEVRLYKQHWWKCNGPCQHRPPFFGTVRRSMNRAPGPTDYWWSEHQRKCNGEFIKIKEPAKFKLHPKHSDKSKSKDQKPNKNIIDMWFKKNTSVIDATAKPTSSKVSLTNSDSKILTQRNNDKPSTSRDNGGTNSFRVINEKNTQDLLEMKKLGDSSNNVHGWGISGSSGKVEKDNSKNVSKNPAFSCSGVLGGSNTGKSNLITKFMNVNDDENRQCKLMRKDSSSESSESSMATRQERSVDNSVLNMSQPRNNSVPCPTCNVPMTLENIYRHVDRCLINDNTLIDEINNNINNNNNNEELMLPIRTFSTSTVEQNIDTNTTSNTRLRLDNPDETVEYVNCPVCNRRLPSADINQHLDKCLLEADTIRKVAIPSTSRASYDDSIISINSFSNSDLDDSVIIENHSIVNETPQSYASTSTSKSDTTDFEYKCLVCNRQIPPEISLNEHLEECIGSVFNDETMIIDDYIDQKDEDKLDVENNSTENRYPCPVCMQLISENLMNQHLDMCLKNE, encoded by the exons atgGCATCGCAAGATTTTCACATGGCATATGATGTGCATGAACAACTTAATTGTCTAGGTGTTACAGAAAATGCAATTGGTATAGAAAag gaaaataccttttatatacaaacattGGTAGATAAGGCATTAGAACTTATTGATCCGACTCCTAATATTCATACattatttgtacaatttaatGCACGCTTTTTTTGGAATGTTTTGACTCCTGTTCAAATCAAGTGGAGTAACAGAATGACAAG TTGTGCTGGAGTTTGTACTTTTCACTCACGTAATAAAGAATGTATCATATCCCTTAGTGCACCTTTACTTAAACTCAGGCCAAGGAAAGATCTTGTCGAAACTTTATTG CACGAGATGATTCAtgcatatttattcttaacaaATAATGATCGTGATAGAGATGGTCATGGACCAAATTTCTGCAAACATATGTACAGGATAAATAAAGAAGCAGGAACTAATATAACA ATTTATCACAATTTTCACGACGAAGTAAGATTATACAAACAGCATTGGTGGAAATGTAATGGACCTTGTCAACATAGACCACCATTCTTTGGTACAGTTCGACGCAGTATGAATCGTGCACCTGGTCCAACAGATTATTGGTGGAGCGAACATCAACGGAAATGCAATGgcgagtttataaaaataaaagagccagcaaaatttaaattgcatcCAAAGCATAGTgataaatcaaaatcaaaGGATCAGAaaccaaataaaaatatcattgataTGTGGTTCAAAAAGAATACTTCAGTGATAGATGCAACAGCTAAACCTACATCTTCAAAAGTCTCTCTTACTAATAGCGACTCTAAAATACTCACTCAAAGAAACAATGATAAGCCTAGTACTAGTAGAGATAATGGTGGTACAAATTCGTTTCGTGTTATCAATGAGAAAAATACTcaagatttattagaaatgaaaaaattaggTGACTCTAGTAATAATGTACATGGTTGGGGTATTAGTGGCTCAAGTGGAAAAGTAGAAAAGGATAATTCAAAGAATGTTTCTAAAAATCCTGCATTTTCATGTTCTGGTGTTTTGGGAGGTAGTAACACTGGTAAAAGTAatcttataacaaaatttatgaatGTAAATGACGATGAAAATCGCCAAtgtaaattaatgagaaaggATTCATCATCAGAATCATCAGAATCATCAATGGCCACAAGACAAGAGAGATCTGTTGATAATTCAGTCTTAAATATGAGTCAACCAAGAAATAATTCGGTACCTTGTCCTACATGTAATGTACCTATgactttagaaaatatatatagacatgtAGATAGATGcctaataaatgataatacgTTGATTGacgaaattaataacaatatcaataacaataataataacgaggAATTAATGTTGCCTATTCGAACGTTCTCTACATCAACAGTAGAACAAAATATCGATACAAATACAACTTCTAATACGCGTTTAAGATTAGATAATCCAGATGAGACGGTTGAATACGTTAATTGTCCCGTCTGTAACAGAAGACTGCCGTCTGCAGATATTAATCAGCACCTCGATAAATGCTTGTTGGAAGCAGATACAATTCGTAAAGTTGCCATTCCCTCTACTTCTCGTGCATCATATGATGACAGTATAATCAGTATAAATAGTTTCTCTAATTCTGATCTGGATGATTctgtaattattgaaaatcatTCTATAGTCAATGAAACTCCACAATCTTATGCAAGTACTAGCACTAGTAAGAGCGATACAACGGATTTCGAGTATAAATGTTTAGTTTGCAACAGACAGATCCCACCTGAGATATCGTTAAATGAACATCTTGAAGAATGCATTGGAAGTGTTTTTAATGATGAAACAATGATAATAGATGATTATATTGATCAGAAAGATGAAGATAAACTCGATGTAGAAAACAATTCTACGGAGAATAGATATCCTTGTCCAGTATGTATGCAGTTAATATCAGAAAATCTTATGAACCAACATCTAGATATGTGccttaaaaatgaataa
- the LOC140666508 gene encoding dual specificity protein phosphatase 19, which translates to MDLRDLIAKKKSSLKSCKTVVTDPLGNKYEVEHGQIKKLEKSLPFVVDERPDLRIANIIPGLYLSSQDPAVCNDILKKYNIRHILSIGVNISEKFDDIQYYTCDLLDLPESNIIPLLKKCVDIIHATRKENILVHCNAGVSRSPAIVIAYLMIHTKLPYDEAYNKVKEARNCIKPNDGFIKQLRSIENTTFVNELE; encoded by the coding sequence ATGGATTTACGAGATCTTATcgcaaaaaagaaatcatCGTTAAAATCATGTAAAACGGTGGTAACCGATCCGCTTGGCAATAAGTACGAAGTTGAACATGGGCAAATTAAGAAACTGGAGAAAAGCCTACCGTTCGTAGTGGACGAAAGACCTGACTTGCGTATCGCCAATATAATACCAGGTTTATATCTTAGCTCTCAAGATCCAGCAGTTTGCAacgatatattaaagaaatacaatatacGGCATATTTTAAGCATAGGCGTTAATATTTCCGAGAAATTCGacgatattcaatattatacctGTGACTTGTTAGATTTGCCGGAATCGAATATAATACCGTTGCTAAAAAAATGTGTCGATATCATACACGCGACTCGTAAAGAAAACATCCTTGTACATTGCAATGCTGGTGTTTCTCGCTCTCCTGCTATTGTTATCGCTTATTTAATGATTCATACAAAATTGCCATATGACGAAGCTTACAATAAAGTAAAAGAAGCAAGAAATTGTATCAAGCCTAATGATggatttataaaacaattacgtAGTATTGAAAATACAACCTTTGTCAATGAGTTAGAATAA
- the LOC140666507 gene encoding tRNA pseudouridine synthase-like 1: MVRYFLKFSYIGTQYRGLQRQSGNSFIRDTDSIQGALETALLTIAPKSLIRPSLCLSSRTDIGVHALCNTGHVELENKYGQIYNTSDIKKYVNRYFIKCGHSIRLLDCIPVTYDFHVRASVKSRTYIYRFMIPKVPEEHRISLAEAAHTYHLRTYNFDIDRARSGTKLFMGTKDFTTFSAKTETKHKIQYVRSLNSFTLEEAQPLMSFDPLSENFRYWHFMCNGRAFLYNQVRRMVGALFALGLGKITEKDITVMLQVPSHHNWNTRITPAPSNGLHLLNVEYDLDELKRCTILEEQEKKLQSEEQEQELQLEEQKQKLQLNE; the protein is encoded by the exons atGGTACGATATTTCCTTAAATTTTCGTACATTGGTACACAATACAG GGGTTTGCAGAGACAATCTGGTAACAGTTTTATACGTGACACAGATTCTATTCAAGGTGCTCTGGAAACTGCTTTATTAACCATTGCACCAAAGAGCTTGATTAGACCATCCTTATGTCTTTCCAGCag aacagATATTGGAGTTCATGCTTTATGCAATACAGGTCATGTGGAACTTGAAAACAAATAtggtcaaatatataatacatcagatataaaaaaatatgttaatcgttattttattaaatgtggGCATTCCATCAG atTGCTGGACTGCATACCTGTCACGTATGATTTTCATGTAAGAGCATCTGTAAAATCTcgaacttatatatatagatttatgatACCTAAAGTACCTGAGGAGCACCGAATATCCCTTGCAGAAGCGGCACATACTTACCATCTCAG AACGTACAATTTTGATATAGATAGAGCAAGAAGTggtacaaaattgtttatggGAACAAAGGATTTTACTACATTTAGTGCAAAAACTGAGACAAAACATAAAATCCAATATGTACGTTccttaaattcttttactttggAAGAAGCGCAACCTTTAATGTCGTTTGATCCGTTGTCcgaaaattttagatattggCATTTTATGTGCAATGGAAGAGCTTTTTTGTACAATcag GTTAGACGAATGGTTGGTGCTCTATTTGCATTAGGATTAGggaaaataacagaaaaagataTCACTGTAATGTTACAAGTTCCTTCTCATCATAACTGGAATACTCGTATTACACCTGCACCATCCAATGGCTTACATCTATTGAATGTAGAATACGATCTAGATGAATTAAAACGTTGTACCATACTAGAAGAACAAGAAAAGAAACTACAATCGGAAGAACAAGAACAGGAACTACAATTGGAAGAGCAAAAGCAAAAGCTGCAACTAAacgaatga